GACGAATTCCTCGTGCATCCGGTCCACACCAAGATGGCCGAGCAGCAGGTCGTCTTCCCATTCAATCGTTGCGTTCATGTGGGTGTCTCCACGTCGTTTTATCTGATGAATGATTGTAGGCTGCGCCAAAAACCAACTGCCCCAGTCCAAGTCCCCGCATTGAAACAATGCCCTGCGAAGCGTAGCGGGCACTCGAACACACAGCCACAACGGCAAGACAGCCCCTTAGCCGCGACGCGAAGCTGCAGACAGTACTTTCGTACGGCAAAGCTTCGCAACAAAGGATAAGGGGCTGTCTTGCCGCCCCCAAACGACTCACCCATCGAAGCCGCAAGGCTTCGCAAAACCAAAACAAAAAACAGAACGAAAAAAAGCCACGCGAACGATACATCCGCGTGGCAATTGCGCTCTACCTTTGCTTGCGCTGGCTGTCACGATCCTCTGCCGTGTCCTCCGCGCAAACTTCGAGTTGTCCGTCGTTCAGTTCTGCATCTTTTTTTACTTCGCGCGCAGAAATTCCCCCACTTCGAGCAGCACCAGCTCGTTGTCATCCTGCTTGTTCGGATCGCGGCTGGAGCTGAAGGGCAGGTTGTTGTCGTTGCCCACCACGATGTGGTTCGCGTCCACCACATCCACGTCCTCGATCGTGAAGAACGGGAACTTGAGCACGCCGTCGGTGAGCGGCTTCTTCGCCAGCTTGTTCGGGTCCTGGATGTTCAGCAGGTCGATATAGCCGATCTTGCGCAGCTCGCCGCCCGCGTTCGCGTCGGTCAGTTCCACCTTGTAGACACGCTTGAACTTCGGCAGATCGTCAAAGCAGTCCTTGCGCTTCTCCCCTTGCGGGCAGGCCTTGTCGGCCACTCCCTCGCTGTTGTCGCGTTCGATGATCAGGCCCGTGGTCTCGTCGATCATGTTGAAGTCGCCAATCGCGTGGTGATTGGCTTCCAGCACATATTTCCAGTGGCGACCGGTCCATTGTTCGGTCTTCACGTCGAACTCCAGCACGCGCAGATACTGCTTGCCGCCTTCCACGCTTTCATAGGCCTTGGCCTCGTCGTTCCACAGTGGTCCTTCGAGCAGCGGATACAGCTTGCTGCCGTCCTTGGACGAAGCCATGCCTTCATAACCCTTGGAGCGCTTGACCTGGAAGGCCGCCATCTTGGCATCCGGCGCACCGGGGGCCACCATGCCGGGCGTGTCGGGCGAGCGCACGACCTTGCCATCGACCTTGGTCTCGAACACG
This genomic stretch from Diaphorobacter sp. HDW4B harbors:
- a CDS encoding esterase-like activity of phytase family protein, which encodes MHKLKLIAVCTLLASAFGAQHAIAQQQAFPATLTGHAVLPAQSFVAAPKDAPADLQMSGKFTTAKRADQAGTVEGLSNGRPTGVSLPFKGQPLQGHSGIKRMADGSFWILTDNGAGAKANSPDFMLYLNHYKVDFKSGKFDRLKTVFLHDPDKKVPFRITQEGTKQRYLTGADFDPESFQFAGGALWIGEEFGPYIIKADLNGKVLGVFETKVDGKVVRSPDTPGMVAPGAPDAKMAAFQVKRSKGYEGMASSKDGSKLYPLLEGPLWNDEAKAYESVEGGKQYLRVLEFDVKTEQWTGRHWKYVLEANHHAIGDFNMIDETTGLIIERDNSEGVADKACPQGEKRKDCFDDLPKFKRVYKVELTDANAGGELRKIGYIDLLNIQDPNKLAKKPLTDGVLKFPFFTIEDVDVVDANHIVVGNDNNLPFSSSRDPNKQDDNELVLLEVGEFLRAK